The following proteins come from a genomic window of Flavobacterium eburneipallidum:
- a CDS encoding helix-turn-helix domain-containing protein, which produces MKRIRKTEIPQAVIELGNRIKDIIKEKNLVSKNVAYDAGLDVENLRKYIKGIQEMKISTMLKIASALEVEPSELIKGLKIDFEK; this is translated from the coding sequence ATGAAAAGGATAAGAAAAACAGAAATTCCACAAGCTGTTATTGAACTGGGTAATAGGATAAAAGATATTATTAAAGAGAAAAATCTTGTATCTAAAAATGTAGCATACGATGCGGGATTAGATGTTGAAAATTTGAGGAAATACATTAAGGGAATCCAAGAAATGAAGATTTCCACAATGTTGAAAATAGCATCAGCTCTTGAAGTTGAACCATCCGAACTTATCAAGGGACTAAAGATTGATTTTGAAAAATAG
- a CDS encoding B12-binding domain-containing radical SAM protein: MKTQLFLITPPFTQLNTPYPATAYIKGFLNTKNISATQADLGIEVILKLFSKEGLTHLFSTNNCQPSTDNCKRIFALQDEYIKTIDSVIAFLQGKNPTLALQICQEDYLPEASRFSQLEELDWAFGTMGTQDKAKHLATLYLEDISDFIVECVDANFGFSRYAERLGRSANSFDELYFALQQEPTYIDNVLFSLLKDRIETIQPEMFLISVPFPGNLYSAFRSAQWVKKHYPNIKISMGGGFPNTELRSLSDTRVFEFFDYITLDDGELPIELLNSKIQNPNSNEFKRTFLLENGKVVYKNNSTRSDYKQSQVGTPDYSDLFLDKYISVIEIVNPMHRMWSDGRWNKLTMAHGCYWGKCTFCDISLDYIKVYEPIAANLLCDRMEEMIAQTGQNGFHFVDEAAPPALMRALALEILRRKLSVTWWTNIRFEKSFTRDLCLLLKASGCIAVSGGLEVASDRLLKLIDKGVTVEQVAKVTRNFTEAGIMVHAYLMYGYPTQTIQETVDSLEMVRQLFEAGVLQSGFWHQFAMTAHSPVGMYPEKFGVVPTSPPLEALGEVFANNDINYVDNTGIDHDKFSFGLKKSLFNFMHGICFDYELQDWFDFKIPKTKIHPDFIVNALEEAEDFNIKPTAKIVWLGGKPMVEHFTKSKKGNSWEMMAMTFHDKKESFTIQTPKLEGEWLVQMLQKISVSNSKIYSFQEIKADFETDLEDFELFWYAKPVNTLREFGLLIL; the protein is encoded by the coding sequence TTGAAAACCCAACTCTTTCTCATCACGCCACCCTTTACCCAACTGAATACACCTTATCCAGCGACGGCTTATATCAAAGGGTTTTTGAACACCAAAAACATTTCGGCAACTCAAGCGGATTTGGGTATTGAAGTGATTTTGAAATTGTTTTCGAAAGAAGGATTGACTCATTTATTTAGCACCAATAACTGTCAACCATCAACTGATAACTGTAAACGAATTTTCGCTCTCCAAGACGAATACATCAAAACTATTGATTCCGTTATTGCATTTTTGCAAGGAAAAAATCCAACATTGGCACTTCAAATTTGTCAGGAAGATTATTTGCCAGAAGCTTCGAGATTTTCTCAATTAGAAGAATTGGATTGGGCTTTTGGAACAATGGGAACGCAGGATAAAGCCAAGCATTTGGCGACTTTATACCTCGAAGATATTTCCGATTTTATTGTAGAATGTGTCGATGCCAATTTTGGTTTCAGCCGTTATGCAGAACGTTTGGGACGATCTGCCAATTCTTTTGACGAATTATATTTTGCTCTTCAACAAGAACCTACTTATATAGATAACGTTTTATTTTCGCTTTTGAAAGACAGAATCGAAACCATTCAACCTGAAATGTTTTTGATTTCTGTTCCTTTTCCTGGTAATTTATACTCTGCTTTTCGTTCTGCTCAATGGGTGAAAAAGCACTATCCGAATATCAAAATTTCAATGGGAGGCGGGTTTCCTAATACTGAATTGCGTTCGCTTTCGGATACTCGTGTTTTTGAATTTTTCGATTATATTACGTTGGATGATGGCGAATTGCCAATAGAACTTTTAAATTCCAAAATTCAAAATCCAAATTCTAATGAGTTTAAACGGACTTTCCTTCTCGAAAACGGAAAGGTTGTTTATAAAAATAATTCTACCCGAAGCGACTACAAACAATCCCAAGTGGGTACACCTGATTATTCTGATTTATTTTTGGATAAATACATTTCGGTTATCGAAATTGTGAATCCAATGCACCGAATGTGGAGCGACGGACGATGGAATAAACTCACGATGGCACACGGTTGTTATTGGGGAAAATGTACGTTTTGTGACATTTCATTAGATTATATAAAAGTGTACGAACCCATTGCTGCCAATTTATTGTGCGATCGGATGGAGGAAATGATAGCGCAAACAGGTCAAAATGGTTTTCATTTTGTAGATGAAGCAGCACCGCCGGCTTTGATGCGAGCTTTGGCACTTGAAATTCTTCGCAGGAAATTATCAGTAACTTGGTGGACAAACATTCGATTCGAGAAAAGTTTCACAAGAGATTTATGTTTGTTATTGAAGGCTTCAGGATGTATTGCCGTTTCCGGTGGGCTCGAAGTAGCTTCCGATCGATTATTAAAATTGATTGACAAAGGCGTTACGGTAGAACAAGTGGCAAAAGTTACTCGTAATTTTACAGAAGCAGGTATTATGGTACACGCTTATTTGATGTATGGCTATCCAACTCAAACGATTCAGGAAACGGTTGATAGTTTGGAAATGGTTCGTCAATTGTTTGAAGCAGGTGTTTTGCAATCAGGATTTTGGCATCAGTTTGCAATGACTGCACACAGTCCGGTTGGAATGTATCCAGAGAAATTTGGTGTTGTTCCTACTTCCCCTCCTTTGGAGGCGTTAGGGGAGGTTTTCGCCAATAACGATATTAATTACGTTGACAATACAGGAATCGACCACGATAAGTTCAGTTTTGGATTAAAAAAATCCCTTTTCAATTTTATGCACGGCATTTGTTTTGACTATGAATTGCAAGATTGGTTCGATTTCAAAATCCCGAAAACAAAAATTCATCCTGATTTTATTGTCAATGCTTTGGAAGAAGCCGAAGATTTCAATATCAAACCAACAGCTAAAATCGTTTGGCTAGGAGGGAAGCCAATGGTTGAACATTTCACAAAATCCAAAAAAGGAAATTCTTGGGAAATGATGGCTATGACTTTTCACGACAAAAAGGAAAGTTTTACTATTCAAACCCCAAAACTAGAAGGCGAATGGTTGGTGCAAATGCTTCAAAAAATATCAGTTTCAAACTCTAAAATCTATTCTTTTCAGGAAATAAAAGCAGATTTTGAAACTGATTTAGAAGATTTCGAATTGTTTTGGTATGCCAAACCTGTGAATACTTTACGGGAGTTTGGATTGTTGATATTATAA
- a CDS encoding DUF6250 domain-containing protein, protein MKSNYLLFGFLVFSSVLFSQTKPKLIYSDNFDKDWSNWNVEFEQPEKSSVKILDGKLDVSTTIGATIWFKTQLSGNIIITYDVIVVEDGCAFDRVSDMNAFWMATDPSSKTIQRDGKFSSYDNLNLYYAGVGGHYNKFTRFRKYNGVDDKPILKEYSDKDHLLEGNKTYSVKIMVNKGRVQYFLNRELFWDFQDTNPYTKGFFGFRTSKSHQQFDNFKVFKLE, encoded by the coding sequence ATGAAAAGTAATTATTTGCTATTCGGTTTTTTAGTTTTTTCGTCTGTTCTTTTTTCGCAGACAAAACCGAAACTAATTTATTCAGACAATTTCGATAAAGATTGGTCGAATTGGAATGTTGAATTCGAACAACCAGAAAAATCTAGTGTGAAAATTTTAGACGGCAAGTTGGATGTTTCTACAACTATTGGAGCAACAATTTGGTTTAAAACGCAATTGTCTGGAAATATAATAATTACTTACGATGTGATTGTAGTGGAAGATGGCTGTGCTTTCGACCGAGTTTCGGATATGAATGCTTTTTGGATGGCAACAGATCCGAGTTCTAAAACAATACAACGAGATGGAAAATTTTCTTCTTATGACAATTTGAATCTTTATTACGCAGGTGTTGGTGGGCATTACAACAAGTTTACTAGATTCCGTAAATACAATGGAGTTGATGATAAACCTATTTTAAAAGAGTATAGCGACAAGGATCATCTTCTGGAAGGAAACAAAACGTATTCGGTCAAAATAATGGTCAATAAGGGTCGAGTGCAATATTTCTTAAATAGAGAATTATTTTGGGATTTTCAAGATACAAATCCTTACACAAAAGGTTTTTTCGGATTTAGGACTTCTAAAAGTCATCAGCAATTTGATAATTTTAAAGTATTCAAGTTAGAATAG
- a CDS encoding M16 family metallopeptidase yields the protein MKKIILISCLTLSLTAISQTFSTEKMKDTQGYSYETTKNDKTGVRVYTLKNGLKVFLAQNTDEPRIQTYIPVRTGSNNDPSDKTGLAHYLEHMVFKGTSKIGTQNWESEKKLIAQISDLYEQHKAETDPEKKKAIYKRIDEVSQEASKYSIANEYDKLISSLGAKGTNAHTYLEETVYKNNIPANELEKWMIIEKERFSELVLRLFHTELEAVYEEYNRVQDNDGRIVNYELMNALFPITPYGQQTTIGKPEHLKNPSMVAIHNYFNTYYVPNNMAIVLVGDLDFDKTIKMVDQYFGTFAYKELPMKKQLSEQPMTTIVEREVKSPTAERLTMAWRTSGVGTKEALLADIASNILSNTGGVGLIDIDINQKQLALGAGAYTSVFNHYGYQALAISVKEVQALEEGKKLLLSEIDKIKKGDFDDWMIQAVINNMKLERMKSYESSDGLATSLYRSFIQGRSWTETLSEINELSKISKADVIQFANEFYKDNYVIVYKRKGVNDKLVRVSNPSITPVQLNRDSQSGFYKDFSKLTSTDLTPVYVDFKKEIQTQKVKNTEISFIKNKTNSIANLYYIFNMGSDHNKKISLAMGILDYFGTDKMSAEEVKKEFYKIGITYTVSAGNDLSYISLSGLEDNLPKGIALLENLLKNVKPDQEVYNTTVNTILNTRANAKKRKENIMLALSTYAKYGKDSRFRDIISEKELKEMNVAELTDILKGLTDYEHQIFFYGNNLKPIVAALEKNHNLNANKVIPNPKKYQEPETANKVYFANYDMVQAELTRIAKGEKYNSSLTGTVNVFNSYFGSGLSSIVFQEIRESKSLAYSARALYSMANDKNLFDYMQVSIGTQANKLPQAVEAISTLLTEMPKIDKQFNNAKDSSLKQIASSRIIKTNIFFNQLSLKKLGFDYDIRKDTYKTIQNLTLESTNDFFNKEVKTKKYNTAIIGKKESLDFEALKKLGTIEEVTLEEIFNY from the coding sequence ATGAAAAAAATAATACTCATTAGTTGTCTGACCCTATCATTAACAGCTATATCACAAACCTTTTCTACCGAAAAAATGAAAGACACTCAAGGGTATTCGTACGAAACTACAAAAAATGACAAAACTGGTGTTCGCGTATATACACTTAAAAATGGCTTAAAGGTTTTCTTGGCACAGAATACCGATGAACCTAGAATTCAAACTTATATTCCTGTAAGAACAGGTTCTAATAATGACCCATCAGACAAAACTGGTTTGGCACATTATTTAGAACACATGGTTTTTAAGGGAACCAGCAAAATAGGAACTCAAAACTGGGAATCCGAAAAAAAATTAATCGCCCAAATTTCGGATTTATACGAACAACACAAAGCTGAAACTGATCCCGAAAAGAAAAAAGCAATCTATAAACGCATTGATGAAGTTTCGCAAGAAGCTTCTAAATATTCTATTGCCAATGAATATGACAAACTTATTTCGTCTTTAGGTGCAAAAGGAACCAATGCTCACACTTATTTAGAAGAGACTGTTTACAAGAATAATATTCCCGCAAACGAGTTGGAGAAATGGATGATTATTGAAAAAGAACGTTTTTCTGAATTGGTCTTGCGCCTTTTTCATACCGAACTCGAAGCGGTTTACGAAGAGTACAATCGGGTTCAAGACAATGATGGACGTATTGTCAATTATGAATTGATGAATGCTTTGTTCCCCATTACTCCATACGGACAGCAAACCACCATTGGAAAACCCGAACATTTGAAAAATCCTTCCATGGTTGCCATTCATAATTATTTCAACACCTATTATGTGCCTAATAATATGGCCATTGTTTTAGTTGGTGATTTAGATTTTGACAAAACCATCAAAATGGTGGATCAATATTTTGGAACATTTGCTTACAAAGAACTTCCTATGAAGAAGCAACTTTCCGAACAACCAATGACTACTATTGTAGAAAGAGAAGTAAAAAGTCCGACTGCCGAACGATTGACAATGGCCTGGAGAACTTCTGGAGTAGGAACAAAAGAAGCTTTGTTGGCTGACATCGCCTCTAATATTCTATCCAATACGGGTGGAGTTGGTTTAATCGACATTGATATTAATCAAAAACAATTGGCTCTAGGAGCTGGTGCTTATACTTCGGTTTTCAATCATTATGGTTATCAAGCTTTAGCCATATCGGTGAAAGAAGTACAAGCTTTGGAAGAAGGGAAAAAATTATTGCTTTCTGAAATTGATAAAATCAAAAAAGGAGACTTTGATGACTGGATGATCCAAGCGGTAATCAACAACATGAAACTAGAACGAATGAAAAGCTACGAATCTAGCGACGGATTAGCAACTTCATTATATCGTTCATTCATCCAAGGAAGAAGTTGGACAGAAACTTTATCTGAAATCAACGAATTGTCCAAAATTTCAAAAGCAGATGTTATTCAATTTGCCAATGAGTTTTACAAAGACAATTATGTGATTGTTTACAAAAGAAAAGGAGTCAATGACAAATTAGTTCGTGTAAGCAACCCGAGCATCACTCCTGTACAATTAAACAGAGATTCACAATCGGGATTCTACAAAGACTTTTCTAAATTAACTTCAACTGATTTAACGCCCGTTTATGTTGATTTCAAAAAAGAAATACAAACCCAAAAAGTAAAAAACACCGAAATCAGCTTCATTAAAAACAAGACCAATAGTATTGCCAATCTGTATTACATTTTTAATATGGGATCCGATCACAACAAAAAAATATCCTTGGCGATGGGAATTTTAGACTATTTCGGAACTGATAAAATGAGTGCGGAAGAGGTCAAGAAAGAATTTTATAAAATCGGAATTACATACACTGTTAGTGCTGGAAACGATTTGAGCTATATTTCTCTTTCTGGTTTAGAAGACAATTTACCTAAAGGAATTGCACTATTAGAAAACCTATTGAAAAACGTAAAACCAGATCAAGAAGTTTATAACACCACGGTAAATACTATTTTGAACACCAGAGCCAATGCAAAAAAGCGTAAAGAAAACATTATGCTTGCCTTATCGACTTATGCAAAATATGGCAAAGATTCCCGTTTTAGAGATATTATTTCTGAAAAAGAATTGAAAGAAATGAATGTTGCAGAGCTGACTGACATACTAAAAGGACTAACGGATTATGAGCATCAGATTTTCTTTTATGGCAATAATTTGAAACCCATTGTTGCAGCTTTAGAAAAAAATCACAATCTAAATGCCAACAAAGTGATACCAAATCCAAAAAAATACCAAGAACCAGAAACAGCAAACAAAGTCTATTTTGCCAACTATGACATGGTTCAAGCAGAATTAACCCGAATTGCCAAAGGTGAAAAATACAATTCCAGCCTAACAGGAACTGTCAATGTGTTTAATTCTTATTTTGGTTCAGGATTATCATCAATAGTTTTTCAAGAAATTAGAGAATCTAAATCGTTAGCCTATTCGGCTCGAGCATTATATAGCATGGCTAATGACAAGAATCTATTCGATTATATGCAGGTTTCTATCGGAACACAAGCTAACAAATTGCCACAAGCTGTTGAAGCTATTTCAACATTATTGACTGAAATGCCCAAAATTGACAAGCAATTCAACAATGCTAAAGACTCAAGTTTAAAACAAATTGCTTCTTCCAGAATTATCAAAACGAATATATTCTTCAATCAATTGAGTTTAAAAAAATTAGGTTTTGATTATGATATTCGAAAAGATACTTATAAAACCATTCAGAATCTTACGCTAGAAAGCACGAATGATTTCTTCAACAAAGAAGTAAAAACCAAGAAATACAACACAGCAATTATTGGTAAAAAAGAAAGCTTGGACTTCGAAGCTCTAAAAAAACTAGGAACAATTGAAGAAGTTACTTTAGAAGAAATTTTTAATTATTAA
- the rplT gene encoding 50S ribosomal protein L20, which produces MPRSVNSVAKRARRKKIMKQAKGFFGRRKNVWTVAKNAVEKAMCYAYRDRKVNKRNFRSLWIQRINAGARLEGMSYSQLMGKIKKQNIELNRKVLADLAMNHPVAFKAILNKVK; this is translated from the coding sequence ATGCCAAGATCAGTAAATTCAGTTGCTAAAAGAGCAAGAAGAAAAAAGATAATGAAGCAAGCCAAAGGTTTCTTTGGTCGTCGTAAAAACGTTTGGACAGTTGCTAAAAATGCGGTTGAGAAAGCAATGTGCTACGCTTACCGTGACAGAAAAGTGAACAAAAGAAATTTCCGTTCTTTATGGATTCAACGTATCAACGCTGGAGCTCGTTTAGAAGGAATGTCTTATTCACAACTAATGGGAAAAATCAAAAAGCAAAACATCGAATTGAACCGTAAAGTTCTTGCTGATTTAGCTATGAATCACCCAGTAGCTTTCAAAGCAATACTTAATAAAGTAAAATAA
- the rpmI gene encoding 50S ribosomal protein L35, which yields MPKMKTKSSAKKRFKVTGSGKIKRKHAFKSHILTKKSKKRKLALTHSALVHKTDMKSIQQQLRII from the coding sequence ATGCCTAAAATGAAAACCAAATCTAGCGCCAAGAAACGTTTTAAAGTTACTGGTTCTGGAAAGATTAAGAGAAAGCATGCTTTCAAAAGTCATATCTTGACTAAAAAATCTAAAAAACGTAAATTAGCTTTGACTCATTCAGCGCTAGTTCACAAAACGGATATGAAAAGCATCCAACAACAATTAAGAATCATCTAA
- the infC gene encoding translation initiation factor IF-3: MAIRSNRGYQPRVEKKDAHRINNLIRGVQEVRLVGENIEPGVFKLSEALRLADEFELDLVEISPNAEPPVCKIMDYKKFVYMQKKREKELKAKSTQIVVKEIRFGPQTDEHDYEFKRKNAEKFLKEGSKLKAFVFFKGRSIIYKDQGQILLLRLATDLEEFGKVEAMPVLEGKRMIMFIAPKKKK, translated from the coding sequence ATAGCAATAAGAAGTAATAGAGGTTACCAACCTCGAGTAGAAAAAAAAGACGCACACAGAATAAACAATCTTATCCGTGGTGTGCAAGAAGTAAGGCTTGTAGGTGAAAATATCGAGCCTGGAGTTTTTAAACTTTCGGAAGCGTTACGATTAGCCGATGAGTTTGAACTGGATTTAGTTGAAATTTCGCCTAATGCTGAACCGCCTGTTTGTAAAATAATGGACTATAAAAAGTTTGTTTATATGCAAAAAAAGCGTGAGAAAGAGCTTAAGGCAAAATCTACTCAAATTGTAGTAAAAGAAATTCGTTTTGGTCCTCAAACTGATGAGCACGATTATGAGTTTAAAAGAAAGAATGCAGAAAAATTCTTGAAAGAAGGTTCTAAATTGAAAGCGTTTGTTTTCTTTAAAGGACGTTCTATCATTTATAAAGATCAAGGGCAAATCTTGTTATTAAGACTGGCTACCGATCTTGAAGAATTTGGAAAAGTAGAAGCAATGCCAGTTCTCGAAGGAAAGAGAATGATTATGTTTATTGCTCCAAAGAAAAAGAAGTAA
- the thrS gene encoding threonine--tRNA ligase: protein MINITLPDGSVREFDSGVTPMEVAKNISEGFARNVISASFNGTIVETTTPLTTDGNLTLYTWNDEGGKKAFWHSTSHVMAQVLEEMYPGIKLTLGPAISNGFYYDVDFEDHKITDADFKKIEDRVLAISREKHEFKLRTVTKAEALETYKDNVYKTELITNLEDGTITFCDHSTFTDLCRGGHIPNTGIIKAMKIMSVAGAYWRGDEKNKQLTRVYGVSFPKQKDLTEYLELLEEAKRRDHRKLGKELELFAFSSKVGQGLPLWLPKGAALRERLEQFLKKAQKKAGYEQVATPHIGQKELYVTSGHYAKYGADSFQPINTPAEGEEFLLKPMNCPHHCEIFNVRPWSYKDLPKRYAEFGTVYRYEQSGELHGLTRVRGFTQDDAHIFCTPDQLDQEFKNVIDLVLYVFGSLGFEDFTAQISLRDPENREKYIGSDENWEKAENAIINAARDKGLNTVVEYGEAAFYGPKLDFMVKDALGRQWQLGTIQVDYNLPERFELTYKGSDDQLHTPVMIHRAPFGSMERFIAILIEHTGGKFPLWLMPEQAIILSLSEKYENYAKKVLNLLENHEIRALIDNRSETIGKKIRDAEMQKTPFMLIVGEEEEKNGTISIRRHGQEGKGNVSVTIEEFAAIVNEEISKTLKVFTV, encoded by the coding sequence ATGATTAATATTACTTTGCCCGACGGGTCAGTTAGAGAGTTTGATTCAGGCGTAACGCCGATGGAGGTTGCTAAAAACATTAGTGAAGGATTTGCCAGAAACGTAATTTCGGCTTCTTTCAATGGTACAATTGTTGAAACCACCACTCCTTTGACGACGGATGGCAATCTTACTTTATATACTTGGAATGACGAAGGTGGTAAGAAAGCTTTCTGGCATTCGACTTCGCACGTGATGGCACAAGTGCTTGAAGAGATGTACCCTGGAATTAAATTGACCCTTGGACCAGCAATCTCTAATGGTTTCTATTATGATGTGGATTTTGAAGATCATAAAATTACAGATGCCGATTTCAAAAAGATTGAGGATCGTGTTTTAGCAATATCGAGAGAGAAACATGAATTCAAATTGCGTACTGTGACTAAAGCGGAAGCTTTGGAAACATACAAAGACAATGTTTATAAAACAGAATTGATTACGAATCTGGAAGACGGAACGATTACTTTTTGTGATCATTCTACTTTTACTGATTTGTGTCGTGGTGGTCATATTCCAAATACTGGAATCATCAAGGCGATGAAAATTATGAGTGTCGCTGGTGCTTACTGGCGTGGTGATGAAAAGAACAAGCAATTGACTCGTGTTTATGGCGTTTCGTTTCCTAAACAAAAAGACCTAACCGAGTACCTAGAATTATTGGAAGAAGCTAAACGTAGAGACCATAGAAAACTAGGTAAAGAATTGGAATTGTTTGCTTTTTCTTCCAAAGTTGGTCAAGGCTTACCTTTATGGCTACCTAAAGGCGCTGCACTTCGTGAACGTTTGGAGCAATTTTTGAAAAAAGCTCAAAAGAAAGCAGGTTACGAACAAGTAGCCACTCCGCATATTGGACAGAAAGAATTGTATGTGACTTCCGGTCATTATGCAAAATACGGAGCCGATAGTTTTCAGCCGATAAATACTCCTGCTGAAGGCGAAGAGTTTTTATTAAAGCCGATGAACTGCCCTCACCACTGTGAAATCTTCAATGTAAGACCTTGGTCGTACAAAGATTTACCAAAACGTTATGCTGAATTTGGAACGGTTTATAGATACGAGCAAAGTGGTGAATTACACGGTTTGACTCGTGTTCGTGGGTTTACTCAAGATGATGCACATATTTTTTGTACTCCAGACCAATTGGATCAGGAATTTAAAAACGTAATTGATTTAGTATTGTATGTTTTTGGTTCATTAGGATTTGAAGATTTTACGGCACAGATTTCGTTGCGTGATCCAGAAAACAGAGAGAAATACATCGGTAGCGATGAAAATTGGGAAAAAGCAGAAAATGCCATTATTAATGCAGCACGCGATAAAGGACTAAATACTGTTGTTGAATATGGCGAAGCAGCTTTCTACGGTCCGAAGCTAGATTTCATGGTAAAAGATGCTTTGGGAAGACAATGGCAGTTAGGGACTATTCAGGTTGATTACAACCTGCCAGAGCGTTTTGAATTGACTTACAAAGGTTCAGACGATCAACTACACACACCTGTTATGATTCACAGAGCTCCTTTTGGATCAATGGAGCGTTTTATCGCTATTTTGATAGAACACACTGGGGGAAAATTCCCACTTTGGCTAATGCCAGAACAGGCTATTATATTGTCTTTGAGCGAGAAATATGAAAATTATGCTAAAAAAGTTTTGAATCTGCTAGAAAATCACGAAATTCGCGCCCTTATAGACAACCGAAGCGAGACAATCGGAAAGAAAATTAGGGATGCAGAAATGCAGAAAACCCCGTTTATGCTGATTGTAGGCGAGGAAGAAGAGAAAAACGGAACCATATCTATACGCCGTCACGGTCAGGAAGGAAAAGGGAATGTTAGCGTTACAATTGAAGAATTTGCTGCAATTGTAAACGAAGAAATAAGCAAAACATTAAAAGTATTTACAGTTTAA